One Littorina saxatilis isolate snail1 linkage group LG1, US_GU_Lsax_2.0, whole genome shotgun sequence genomic window carries:
- the LOC138959837 gene encoding cytoplasmic tRNA 2-thiolation protein 2-A-like isoform X1: MCSVQEEAIPQQLNQLTGKLQCVKCRRDVPVVVTRVNDAFCQDCFLVYAVHKFRSAIGKSKVIVPKEHVLVAYSGGPASSALLHFLQEGKKEGKLRFTVTVVHIDELALVSVSDKERQEKVQEVVEIVQQRGFPLLLTSLECAMDMVKPEAGESSQAPEMCKEVTSEKEVDALANPDKGDKLKKLLDSLPSISAKEEFIRVLRNQVLLGVARERGFTKVVVGDTATALSVRIMTDMAKGKGSQVSFDTTIGDKRYGDVMVVRPIRDLNMKEVEAYNRLQNVESISIPHIADQWHKSNSIEQLTAHFIHGLQENFPSTVPNIVRTSDKLGHQDIESLPEKCSLCESPLDTDVGEASALRAVEVCERLLQKDGASRSQSQAAQSSDCTQHDRVAADNMKASLCYGCRLTVKGLRDVSLLPTHVVQKSQSRCLSRDEMRAQISEFLLDDENGDTPNS, translated from the exons ATGTGCAGTGTGCAGGAGGAAGCCATTCCTCAGCAACTGAATCA ACTGACAGGGAAGCTACAATGTGTTAAGTGTCGCAGAGATGTTCCAGTGGTTGTCACACGTGTCAATGATGCCTTTTGTCA GGACTGTTTCCTGGTGTATGCTGTGCATAAATTCCGGTCAGCCATTGGCAAGTCGAAAGTGATTGTTCCCAAAGAGCATGTGCTGGTGGCGTATTCTGGGGGCCCTGCTTCTTCTGCCTTGCTCCACTTTCTTCAGGAG GGGAAAAAGGAAGGCAAGCTGAGGTTCACAGTCACTGTAGTTCACATTGACG AACTTGCTCTGGTATCAGtgtcagacaaagagagacaagagaAAGTGCAAGAAGTTGTGGAGATAGTACAGCAGAGAGGATTCCCCTTGCTTTTGACCAGCTTAGAATGT GCCATGGACATGGTGAAACCGGAGGCAGGAGAGTCCAGCCAAGCTCCAGAGATGTGCAAAGAAGTTACATCAGAGAAAGAAGTCGATGCCCTTGCAAACCCTGACAAGGGAGACAAGCTGAAGAAATTGCTTGATTCTCTCCCTTCCATATCAGCAAAGGAAGAGTTCATCAGAGTGTTGAG GAACCAGGTGTTGTTGGGAGTGGCTCGTGAGCGAGGCTTCACCAAGGTGGTGGTGGGCGACACGGCGACAGCACTGTCGGTGAGGATCATGACGGACATGGCCAAGGGAAAAGGATCTCAGGTGTCTTTTGATACA ACTATCGGGGACAAGAGGTATGGGGACGTCATGGTGGTTAGACCCATCAG AGATCTGAACATGAAGGAAGTAGAAGCCTACAACAGACTGCAGAATGTGGAATCAATCTCCATACCGCACATTGCAGATCAG TGGCACAAAAGCAACAGCATAGAACAGCTGACAGCCCATTTCATCCACGGTCTGCAGGAAAACTTCCCCTCCACTGTGCCCAACATCGTCAG gaCTAGTGACAAGCTGGGCCACCAGGATATAGAGAGTCTACCAGAGAAATGTTCTTTGTGTGAG tCTCCGCTGGACACAGATGTTGGGGAAGCATCTGCCCTTCGAGCAGTGGAGGTGTGCGAGCGCTTGTTACAGAAAGACGGTGCTTCACGCTCACAGTCACAGGCAGCACAGAGTTCTGATTGCACACAGCATGACAG GGTGGCAGCTGATAATATGAAGGCATCTCTGTGCTATGGATGCCGTCTCACAGTGAAGGGCTTG AGAGATGTCTCGCTGCTGCCAACACATGTTGTCCAGAAGTCGCAGAGTCGCTGCCTCTCACGTGACGAGATGCGTGCTCAGATTTCCGAGTTTCTCTTGGATGATGAGAATGGAGACACCCCGAACTCCTGA
- the LOC138959837 gene encoding cytoplasmic tRNA 2-thiolation protein 2-A-like isoform X2, protein MVLPYRTEVFRFYAILTGKLQCVKCRRDVPVVVTRVNDAFCQDCFLVYAVHKFRSAIGKSKVIVPKEHVLVAYSGGPASSALLHFLQEGKKEGKLRFTVTVVHIDELALVSVSDKERQEKVQEVVEIVQQRGFPLLLTSLECAMDMVKPEAGESSQAPEMCKEVTSEKEVDALANPDKGDKLKKLLDSLPSISAKEEFIRVLRNQVLLGVARERGFTKVVVGDTATALSVRIMTDMAKGKGSQVSFDTTIGDKRYGDVMVVRPIRDLNMKEVEAYNRLQNVESISIPHIADQWHKSNSIEQLTAHFIHGLQENFPSTVPNIVRTSDKLGHQDIESLPEKCSLCESPLDTDVGEASALRAVEVCERLLQKDGASRSQSQAAQSSDCTQHDRVAADNMKASLCYGCRLTVKGLRDVSLLPTHVVQKSQSRCLSRDEMRAQISEFLLDDENGDTPNS, encoded by the exons ATGGTCCTGCCATACCGTACAGAAGTCTTTCGATTCTATGCGAT ACTGACAGGGAAGCTACAATGTGTTAAGTGTCGCAGAGATGTTCCAGTGGTTGTCACACGTGTCAATGATGCCTTTTGTCA GGACTGTTTCCTGGTGTATGCTGTGCATAAATTCCGGTCAGCCATTGGCAAGTCGAAAGTGATTGTTCCCAAAGAGCATGTGCTGGTGGCGTATTCTGGGGGCCCTGCTTCTTCTGCCTTGCTCCACTTTCTTCAGGAG GGGAAAAAGGAAGGCAAGCTGAGGTTCACAGTCACTGTAGTTCACATTGACG AACTTGCTCTGGTATCAGtgtcagacaaagagagacaagagaAAGTGCAAGAAGTTGTGGAGATAGTACAGCAGAGAGGATTCCCCTTGCTTTTGACCAGCTTAGAATGT GCCATGGACATGGTGAAACCGGAGGCAGGAGAGTCCAGCCAAGCTCCAGAGATGTGCAAAGAAGTTACATCAGAGAAAGAAGTCGATGCCCTTGCAAACCCTGACAAGGGAGACAAGCTGAAGAAATTGCTTGATTCTCTCCCTTCCATATCAGCAAAGGAAGAGTTCATCAGAGTGTTGAG GAACCAGGTGTTGTTGGGAGTGGCTCGTGAGCGAGGCTTCACCAAGGTGGTGGTGGGCGACACGGCGACAGCACTGTCGGTGAGGATCATGACGGACATGGCCAAGGGAAAAGGATCTCAGGTGTCTTTTGATACA ACTATCGGGGACAAGAGGTATGGGGACGTCATGGTGGTTAGACCCATCAG AGATCTGAACATGAAGGAAGTAGAAGCCTACAACAGACTGCAGAATGTGGAATCAATCTCCATACCGCACATTGCAGATCAG TGGCACAAAAGCAACAGCATAGAACAGCTGACAGCCCATTTCATCCACGGTCTGCAGGAAAACTTCCCCTCCACTGTGCCCAACATCGTCAG gaCTAGTGACAAGCTGGGCCACCAGGATATAGAGAGTCTACCAGAGAAATGTTCTTTGTGTGAG tCTCCGCTGGACACAGATGTTGGGGAAGCATCTGCCCTTCGAGCAGTGGAGGTGTGCGAGCGCTTGTTACAGAAAGACGGTGCTTCACGCTCACAGTCACAGGCAGCACAGAGTTCTGATTGCACACAGCATGACAG GGTGGCAGCTGATAATATGAAGGCATCTCTGTGCTATGGATGCCGTCTCACAGTGAAGGGCTTG AGAGATGTCTCGCTGCTGCCAACACATGTTGTCCAGAAGTCGCAGAGTCGCTGCCTCTCACGTGACGAGATGCGTGCTCAGATTTCCGAGTTTCTCTTGGATGATGAGAATGGAGACACCCCGAACTCCTGA